The genome window TCCACATCTTCCTCCAGGGccatctgcagagcagctgggaggAGCTTCTCCAGGAGGTCCCCCCAGGAATTCCTCTGGTAGGAAGACACGGTGATGTGGAGTGAGTGCGCATCAGGGAGACAGTCGCCCTGGTGGATGAAGCCACGGGGGAAGTACAGCAGGTCCCCAGCCTCCAGCACCGTCTCCAGCACGGGGTCACCAAGCTCAGCCTGTgtgaggtttgggctggagaaCCGGGGCAGCACCTCGGCATCCGATCGGGGGCTGTAGACGCGCCAGTGCTTCTtcccctccagctgcagcacaaaAGCCTCGATGTCATCGTAGTGAGGAGCAAAGCCCTGCGTCCCCGGCGGGGTGAGGTACACGTTAGCTCCGGCCATGCTCCCGAAATGCTCCTGCAGGATGGACAGGAGGTGCCACACGGCAGGGGAGAAGGCCTGAGGGCACAGGAGCCGCAGGGAGCACCCGTTCTGGTAGAAGTCCCAGACAACGGCGGGCAGGGCGCGGCAGCAGGGGTTGTGGGTCTCCCGCACGCCCTCGGCGTAGCTGGTCACGTCCAGGTGGGCGCCGAACCGCACCCTTCCGCCGCGCAGCGCCGCGTCCAGTTCTGCCGTGGAGAACAGCCCCGCGTAGTACCCGGGGTCGCCGCGCCGCACCAGCAGCGGCGCCCGCTCCCAGCGCCGCGCGGCGAACACGTCGGGCCGCACCGGCGCCAGCAGCCACCGGAACAGCTcggccgcccgccgccggctgTCCGCCACCCGCCCCAGACGCCGCAGCAGCGCCGCCGCGCCGCCCTCCGCCGCCGGCACGCCGGGGCTCGCCGCGGGGCCGCGCTGCCGCTTCGCCTCGGGGCTCCCGCCCGGCGCCTTCGCCCGCGCCACGAGGCTGGGGGCCGTGGCGGCCACCGGCGGCGGTACCGGCGGTGGTACCGGCGGTGGTACGGGCGGCGGTGCCTCCGCCTGCGCCCCGCTGACCGGCCCGCTGCGCCTCGCCCGCGCCCTGGCCCGCTTCCCTCCCGCGGGCAGCAGCGGCCCGCGGCGGCGCCGCTCCAGCCGCCCAGCCCCGGCCGCTCGCCGGTAAACCGAGAGCGCCGAGAGCCGCCCCGGCCGCCGCCGCTGCTGTTCCTCCGCGCCGCCCGCCTCCAtagccgcccgccccgccggccGCTTCCGCCCAGGCCTCGGCCGCTTCCGCTCTGTCCCCGGCCGCTTCCGCCCGGGCCTCGGCCGCTTCCGCTCCG of Phaenicophaeus curvirostris isolate KB17595 chromosome 5, BPBGC_Pcur_1.0, whole genome shotgun sequence contains these proteins:
- the RIOX1 gene encoding ribosomal oxygenase 1; amino-acid sequence: MEAGGAEEQQRRRPGRLSALSVYRRAAGAGRLERRRRGPLLPAGGKRARARARRSGPVSGAQAEAPPPVPPPVPPPVPPPVAATAPSLVARAKAPGGSPEAKRQRGPAASPGVPAAEGGAAALLRRLGRVADSRRRAAELFRWLLAPVRPDVFAARRWERAPLLVRRGDPGYYAGLFSTAELDAALRGGRVRFGAHLDVTSYAEGVRETHNPCCRALPAVVWDFYQNGCSLRLLCPQAFSPAVWHLLSILQEHFGSMAGANVYLTPPGTQGFAPHYDDIEAFVLQLEGKKHWRVYSPRSDAEVLPRFSSPNLTQAELGDPVLETVLEAGDLLYFPRGFIHQGDCLPDAHSLHITVSSYQRNSWGDLLEKLLPAALQMALEEDVEYRKGLPMDYLRYMGVANSDAVDAQRTAFIEKVQSLIKKLVDYAPIDAAVDQRAKSFLHDCLPPVLTESEKARSMYGFPARWQDGGPRDVDILITKDTEICLLSHGIIRLCNEEAGVMLYYTTENSRVYHEEEPKFLEIDPEYTDGIEFLLSSYPNYVSVDTLPCETLEDRISLAMLLFEKGILTTKKPLVEV